A section of the Mesorhizobium loti genome encodes:
- a CDS encoding FAD-dependent oxidoreductase: MTGIPLRIAIIGAGPAGLTLARILHLNGIAATVFEREAHALVRPQGGTLDLHVDSGQLALRRAGLEKEFLRIARYEDQGSRLYDKDGRLVLADDDDSGDRPEVDRSALRDILLASLPEGSVQWGRELREVHARPDGAYDLAFGADLLGPFDLVVGADGAWSRVRPLVSRYRPQYTGLTFIEFGIDDVDASHPELSKLVGRGKIGAEGDGRGMIVQRNANAHLRGYAIFRVPADWAERTFDFASPAAARARLMAEFEGWAPELVALIAASNDNIVARAIHALPIGHHWPNRVGVTLLGDAAHVMSPFGGEGVNAAMLDAAELARHLVEAGDWRQAVKLYEQEMFERVVEPATHAAEAAATELSHIGLELTLEHVRQHAQMRAVAG; the protein is encoded by the coding sequence ATGACCGGAATCCCTTTGCGCATCGCCATCATCGGCGCCGGCCCCGCGGGCTTGACGCTGGCGCGCATCCTGCATCTCAACGGCATCGCCGCCACCGTCTTCGAGCGCGAGGCGCATGCGCTGGTCCGGCCGCAGGGTGGCACGCTCGATCTGCATGTCGACTCCGGCCAGCTCGCCTTGCGGCGCGCCGGCCTCGAAAAGGAATTCCTGCGCATCGCCCGCTACGAGGACCAGGGCAGCCGGCTCTACGACAAGGACGGCCGGCTGGTGCTGGCCGATGACGATGACAGCGGCGACCGGCCGGAAGTCGACCGCTCGGCGCTGCGCGACATCCTGCTTGCCTCGCTGCCGGAAGGCAGCGTGCAATGGGGCAGGGAGCTGCGCGAGGTCCATGCGCGCCCCGACGGCGCCTATGACCTGGCCTTCGGCGCCGACCTGCTCGGCCCGTTCGACCTCGTCGTCGGCGCCGACGGCGCCTGGTCGCGGGTGCGGCCGCTGGTCTCGCGCTACCGGCCGCAATATACAGGGCTGACCTTCATCGAATTCGGCATCGACGATGTCGACGCCAGCCATCCCGAACTGTCGAAGCTGGTCGGGCGCGGCAAGATCGGCGCCGAGGGCGACGGCCGCGGCATGATCGTGCAGCGCAACGCCAATGCGCATCTGCGCGGCTATGCCATCTTCCGCGTGCCCGCCGACTGGGCGGAGAGGACGTTCGATTTCGCTTCGCCGGCGGCGGCGCGAGCCCGCCTGATGGCCGAATTCGAGGGCTGGGCGCCGGAGCTCGTCGCTCTGATCGCGGCCAGCAACGACAATATCGTGGCCCGCGCCATCCACGCGCTGCCGATCGGCCACCATTGGCCGAACCGGGTCGGCGTGACGCTGCTGGGGGACGCCGCCCATGTCATGTCGCCCTTCGGCGGCGAGGGCGTCAACGCCGCCATGCTCGACGCGGCCGAACTCGCCCGCCACCTGGTCGAGGCCGGTGACTGGAGGCAAGCCGTGAAGCTTTACGAACAGGAGATGTTCGAGCGCGTGGTGGAACCCGCCACGCATGCCGCGGAGGCGGCTGCGACAGAGCTGTCGCATATCGGGCTGGAGCTGACGCTGGAGCATGTGCGGCAGCATGCGCAGATGCGGGCGGTGGCTGGGTAA
- a CDS encoding terminase large subunit domain-containing protein, whose amino-acid sequence MSRHVTFMTIDDAAHYSPEERKAIVAAYPEHEREARAQGIPVLGSGRIFPVAEALIVCEPFRLPRYWPRIGALDFGWDHPSAAVELAWDTEADVVYVTKSARASQQTPAMQTLTLKPWGEWLPFAWPRDGRRETLEGAGVALAKQYAAHGLNMLSRHAQFPDGSVSVEAGLMEMLDRMQSGRFKVFSTLGEWLEEFRIFHRKDGQVVKLRDDLMAATRYGVMMLREAVVDPAEFKAARRPAGQSDPLGAFR is encoded by the coding sequence ATGTCCCGTCACGTCACCTTCATGACCATCGACGATGCCGCGCATTATTCGCCCGAAGAACGCAAGGCGATCGTTGCTGCCTATCCCGAACATGAGCGCGAGGCCCGCGCCCAGGGCATTCCCGTGCTGGGCTCGGGCCGCATCTTTCCCGTCGCCGAGGCGCTGATTGTCTGCGAGCCGTTCCGGCTGCCGCGCTATTGGCCGCGCATCGGCGCGCTCGATTTCGGCTGGGACCATCCTTCCGCCGCCGTCGAGCTCGCCTGGGATACGGAAGCCGATGTCGTCTATGTCACCAAATCAGCGCGGGCCTCTCAGCAGACGCCGGCCATGCAGACGCTGACCCTGAAACCCTGGGGCGAATGGCTGCCCTTCGCCTGGCCGCGCGACGGCCGCCGCGAGACGCTGGAAGGGGCGGGGGTGGCGCTTGCCAAACAATATGCGGCGCACGGGCTGAACATGCTGTCGCGCCACGCGCAATTTCCCGACGGCTCGGTCTCGGTCGAGGCCGGGCTGATGGAGATGCTCGACCGCATGCAATCCGGCCGCTTCAAGGTGTTCTCCACCCTCGGCGAGTGGCTCGAGGAATTCAGGATTTTCCATCGCAAGGATGGTCAGGTTGTAAAACTGCGCGACGATTTGATGGCGGCGACCCGTTATGGCGTGATGATGCTGCGCGAGGCGGTGGTCGACCCGGCGGAGTTCAAGGCAGCGCGACGGCCGGCGGGGCAGAGCGACCCGCTGGGGGCGTTTCGGTAA
- a CDS encoding SMI1/KNR4 family protein, whose product MGYSLTEGELDAPAEASLVDGLSARLGVALPKDYTDFLKEHNGGEGFIGDSYIVFFKAEELVQFNIEYEVEKYAPGILLFGSNGAGEGYGFDTDDAAMPIVQIPFIGMDRRYADIVARDLADLFSRLEED is encoded by the coding sequence ATGGGATATAGTTTAACCGAAGGAGAGCTTGATGCGCCGGCTGAAGCCTCGCTGGTCGATGGCCTGTCCGCACGCCTGGGAGTCGCGCTGCCCAAGGATTACACCGATTTCCTCAAGGAGCATAATGGAGGCGAAGGTTTCATCGGCGATAGCTATATTGTTTTCTTTAAAGCCGAAGAATTGGTGCAATTCAACATAGAGTATGAGGTTGAGAAGTATGCGCCGGGCATCCTCCTATTCGGATCGAACGGAGCGGGTGAAGGCTATGGCTTTGACACTGACGATGCGGCCATGCCAATCGTGCAGATCCCATTCATTGGTATGGATCGGCGATACGCTGACATCGTTGCGCGTGACCTCGCCGATCTATTCTCTCGGTTGGAAGAGGACTGA
- a CDS encoding portal protein, protein MTDSRARDILSRQSELESERSQYEAVWEQVAEFCDPDAPDVWNGRRSAGPDSQAERQERRGSRVYANTINSAANRLAAGLESLIIPQSEKWHGLSTAAMNDEETDEEKEWAEALRDFLFSLRYSANSNFVPATQACLRNVVRYGPAYLYAEEGFGNTLIHYASIPVVEGYLSRNRWGQVDIFHRRYERTARQAAQLLGYEKLPARIKVLVDDPVKCEEKISLVQCIQPRDERRMYRLGDQYQYLDTAFASYHVIEDEEEIVRESGFRTFPVSTFNWRRYEGDPYGISPAIEALTTVREENAVRRSGLRALQQITDPATASKARLDYVPVLNPGENYPGLIDDNGRPLIVPITTGQNPTYAFNYAQSRADEIRDMMFVNLFQTLVQNPQMTATEALIRQEEKGALLGPSGSIIQAGFATNLDRELGILVDKGLYDEDSRFVPPESLAGKTVRPTFTGPLDVLRRSAEARDTIQVVTTAMQMAQFDPGVMDNIDSDEAIKIVQSAGRSPQRIFRRKEEVDGMRDARAKAQQAQAGMAAIASAGKAAKDAVPAAVQARDSGLLDGLQGMLQGAGGGQGAGQGTPGGQAPAGGGA, encoded by the coding sequence ATGACCGATTCCCGCGCCCGCGATATCCTGTCCCGTCAGTCCGAGCTCGAGAGCGAGCGCAGCCAGTATGAGGCCGTGTGGGAGCAGGTGGCGGAGTTCTGCGACCCCGACGCGCCCGATGTCTGGAACGGGCGCCGAAGCGCCGGGCCGGACTCCCAGGCCGAGAGGCAGGAACGGCGGGGTAGCCGCGTCTACGCCAACACCATCAACTCGGCCGCCAACCGGCTCGCCGCGGGCTTGGAAAGCCTGATCATCCCGCAGTCGGAAAAATGGCACGGGCTGTCGACGGCGGCGATGAACGACGAGGAGACCGACGAGGAGAAGGAGTGGGCGGAGGCGCTGCGCGATTTCCTGTTCTCGCTGCGCTACTCCGCCAATTCGAATTTCGTGCCGGCCACGCAAGCCTGCCTGCGCAATGTCGTGCGCTACGGCCCGGCCTATCTCTATGCCGAGGAAGGGTTCGGCAACACGCTGATCCACTATGCCTCGATCCCCGTGGTCGAGGGCTATCTCAGCCGCAACCGTTGGGGCCAGGTCGATATCTTCCATCGCCGTTACGAGCGCACGGCGCGGCAGGCGGCGCAGCTGCTCGGCTATGAAAAACTGCCGGCGCGTATCAAGGTGCTGGTCGACGATCCGGTCAAATGCGAGGAAAAGATCTCGCTGGTCCAGTGCATCCAGCCGCGCGACGAGCGCAGGATGTACCGGCTGGGCGATCAGTACCAGTATCTCGACACGGCGTTTGCCTCCTACCACGTGATCGAGGATGAGGAGGAGATCGTCAGGGAAAGCGGGTTCCGTACCTTCCCGGTGTCGACCTTCAACTGGCGCCGCTACGAAGGCGACCCCTATGGCATCTCGCCCGCCATCGAGGCGCTGACCACGGTGCGCGAGGAGAACGCGGTGCGCCGCTCTGGGCTCCGCGCGTTGCAGCAGATCACCGATCCGGCCACCGCTTCGAAGGCCAGGCTCGACTATGTGCCGGTGCTCAATCCCGGCGAGAATTATCCCGGGCTGATCGACGACAATGGCCGGCCGCTGATCGTGCCCATCACCACCGGGCAGAACCCGACCTATGCCTTCAACTACGCGCAGAGCCGCGCCGACGAGATCCGCGACATGATGTTCGTCAACCTGTTCCAGACGCTGGTGCAGAACCCGCAGATGACGGCGACCGAAGCGCTGATCCGGCAGGAAGAGAAGGGCGCGCTGCTCGGGCCTTCCGGCTCGATCATCCAGGCGGGCTTCGCCACCAATCTCGACCGCGAGCTCGGCATTCTCGTCGACAAGGGGCTTTACGACGAAGACAGCCGCTTCGTGCCCCCGGAAAGCCTGGCCGGCAAGACGGTGCGGCCGACCTTCACCGGTCCGCTCGACGTGCTCAGGCGCTCGGCCGAGGCGCGCGACACCATCCAGGTGGTGACGACCGCCATGCAGATGGCGCAGTTCGATCCGGGCGTCATGGACAATATCGACAGCGACGAGGCGATCAAGATCGTGCAGAGCGCCGGCCGCAGCCCGCAGCGCATTTTTCGCCGCAAGGAAGAGGTCGACGGCATGCGCGATGCGCGTGCCAAGGCCCAGCAAGCGCAGGCCGGCATGGCGGCGATCGCCAGCGCCGGCAAGGCGGCCAAGGATGCGGTGCCGGCGGCGGTGCAGGCGCGCGACAGCGGCCTGCTCGACGGCCTGCAAGGCATGCTGCAGGGCGCGGGTGGCGGGCAGGGCGCCGGCCAAGGCACACCGGGCGGCCAGGCGCCGGCGGGAGGCGGCGCATGA
- a CDS encoding YMGG-like glycine zipper-containing protein: MIIKKAILAVLMTAALAGCETQTEGQQRATTGALLGGAGGALVGQAIGGNTKSTVIGAASGALLGAVVGSATTPQRRGDQLCRYQDRYGRIYTAPCDDRYYNGNY, encoded by the coding sequence ATGATCATCAAGAAAGCGATTTTGGCCGTCCTCATGACCGCGGCACTTGCGGGCTGCGAGACGCAAACCGAAGGCCAGCAGCGTGCCACCACGGGCGCCTTGCTCGGCGGCGCCGGCGGCGCTCTCGTCGGCCAGGCGATCGGCGGCAACACCAAGAGCACGGTCATCGGCGCCGCCAGCGGCGCCCTGCTCGGCGCCGTCGTCGGCTCGGCCACCACGCCGCAACGCCGCGGCGACCAACTCTGCCGCTACCAGGACCGCTACGGCCGCATCTATACCGCGCCCTGCGACGACCGCTACTACAACGGCAACTATTGA
- a CDS encoding Coat protein — MADAYTRIADAIVPSVYAQYAFEEHVQSLEIYQAGILFSDPAISSKLSMGGRSVDMPGWKDLGNDPSEPVNDDPADSIEMKKVGSRREVAARNVRAQAWGVPDLTSILAGDDPQKLIVKRQTEYWQRANKLTLLGILKGVVADNIANDGGDLVRTTGASIVDTDIIEAAYLMGDRADKFKTIWMHSKQMKALKLADLIDYVPSSEQGGPLIPYYMGLRAVVDDDIPVAAGVYTAFMFKDKAILWNELPVNTEGGPLEFDRKPRQGHGGGVTEMVGRRHFVPHVPGTRFLDASSTGEFATDAELALAANWDRTATSVKNMTFIALKTTEA, encoded by the coding sequence ATGGCAGATGCCTACACCCGTATCGCGGACGCGATCGTTCCGTCCGTCTATGCGCAATATGCGTTCGAGGAACATGTGCAGTCGCTCGAAATCTACCAGGCCGGAATCCTGTTTTCCGACCCGGCGATCTCGTCCAAGCTGTCGATGGGCGGTCGCTCCGTCGACATGCCCGGCTGGAAGGATCTCGGCAACGACCCGTCCGAGCCGGTCAATGACGATCCGGCCGATTCCATCGAGATGAAGAAGGTCGGCTCGCGCCGCGAGGTTGCAGCGCGCAATGTCCGCGCCCAGGCGTGGGGCGTGCCGGACCTGACCTCGATCCTGGCGGGCGATGATCCGCAGAAGCTGATCGTCAAGCGGCAGACCGAGTACTGGCAGCGCGCCAACAAGCTGACCTTGCTCGGCATCCTGAAGGGGGTGGTCGCCGACAACATCGCCAATGACGGCGGCGACCTGGTGCGCACGACGGGCGCCTCCATCGTCGACACCGACATCATCGAGGCCGCCTATCTGATGGGCGACCGCGCGGACAAGTTCAAGACGATCTGGATGCACTCCAAGCAGATGAAGGCGCTGAAGCTCGCCGACCTCATCGACTATGTGCCGTCGTCCGAGCAGGGCGGGCCGCTGATCCCCTACTACATGGGTCTGCGCGCCGTCGTCGACGACGACATTCCGGTGGCGGCGGGCGTCTACACCGCCTTCATGTTCAAGGACAAGGCGATCCTGTGGAACGAGCTGCCGGTCAACACCGAGGGCGGCCCGCTGGAGTTCGACCGCAAGCCACGCCAGGGCCATGGCGGCGGTGTCACCGAAATGGTCGGCCGCCGGCATTTCGTGCCGCATGTGCCAGGCACCCGCTTCCTCGATGCCTCCTCGACCGGCGAGTTCGCCACCGATGCGGAGCTGGCGCTGGCGGCAAACTGGGACCGCACGGCGACCAGCGTCAAGAACATGACGTTTATCGCGCTGAAGACCACCGAGGCTTGA
- a CDS encoding IS3 family transposase, whose product MEGEVWRDGRVRRQAAEGAGRRERQAEEAARRSDAGSLGAARASVKKMVGPAVKREAVAHLQAVMGLSQRRACSFVGADRKMIRYQSRRPPETELRGRLRDLANERRRFGYRRLFILLRREGEASGVNRIYRLYREEGLTVRKRRARRRAVGTRAPILVEAKPNARWSLDFVHDQFACGRRFRVLNIVDDVTRECLAAIPDTSISGRRVARELTELITHRGKPGMIVSDHGTEFTSNAILAWSKDCRIEWHYIAPGKPMQNGYVESFNGRMRDELLNESLFFGLDHARSAIAEWREDFNTARPHSSLGYQTPAAYAEVIIATGSDAVLMEGSAPPPVAQPAPQGVTKTLEALIAAG is encoded by the coding sequence TTGGAAGGCGAAGTATGGCGGGATGGACGTGTCCGACGCCAAGCGGCTGAAGGCGCTGGAAGACGAGAACGCCAAGCTGAAGAAGCTGCTCGCCGATCAGATGCTGGAAGCCTCGGCGCTGCGCGAGCTTCTGTCAAAAAAATGGTAGGGCCCGCCGTTAAGCGCGAAGCCGTCGCGCATCTGCAGGCCGTCATGGGCTTGTCGCAGCGTCGGGCCTGTTCCTTCGTCGGCGCCGATCGCAAGATGATCCGCTACCAGTCCCGGCGTCCGCCCGAGACGGAGCTGCGTGGCAGGTTGCGCGACCTCGCCAACGAGCGCCGACGCTTTGGCTACAGGCGGCTGTTCATCCTGCTCAGGCGCGAGGGCGAGGCATCTGGGGTCAACCGCATCTATCGTCTCTACCGCGAGGAAGGCCTGACGGTGCGCAAGCGCCGGGCAAGGCGGCGAGCGGTCGGCACGCGGGCGCCGATCCTGGTCGAGGCAAAGCCGAACGCGCGCTGGTCGTTGGATTTCGTGCATGACCAGTTCGCCTGCGGCCGGAGGTTCCGCGTGCTCAACATCGTCGACGACGTGACGCGCGAATGCCTGGCCGCGATCCCGGACACCTCGATCTCCGGCCGTCGGGTTGCCCGTGAACTGACGGAACTGATCACCCACCGCGGCAAGCCGGGCATGATCGTCTCCGACCACGGCACCGAGTTTACCTCGAACGCCATCCTCGCCTGGTCGAAGGATTGCAGGATCGAATGGCACTACATCGCGCCGGGCAAGCCGATGCAAAACGGTTACGTCGAGAGTTTCAACGGCCGGATGCGCGACGAGCTGTTGAACGAGAGCCTGTTCTTCGGTCTCGACCACGCACGAAGCGCCATCGCCGAATGGAGGGAGGACTTCAACACCGCCAGGCCACATTCCTCGCTCGGCTACCAGACCCCGGCAGCCTATGCCGAGGTCATCATCGCAACCGGCTCCGACGCTGTGCTGATGGAAGGCTCCGCGCCTCCGCCGGTTGCTCAACCCGCGCCACAAGGCGTAACAAAAACGCTCGAGGCTCTAATCGCAGCTGGATGA
- a CDS encoding HNH endonuclease signature motif containing protein: MPQRERDAVLGDLFAGTSDPGVLAAMALQLGNENQSRIARSIANNAVPVSAEERVSRNLTAFDALPVGLKALVALNDTVRLIADGATFGYADKFAATMNSLVSGNSYEDELAAERGGTQDARDRAGSAGTAAEMLGAYLSGSGLGNAGITLTGRFGTATMEGLSGILARAGLMGVEGAAYGGVEATGRDEPIGSGMASGALWGAGSQFFKEKSTAIHDELPGWLGGRSRSLRKKWEVEYNLDWPIDPDTGRNMHVHHKRPRSEGGTDDVWNLELSVKPITLNITWNGAITRGGAPWARVEGNQSRDKRCRRRQP, translated from the coding sequence ATGCCGCAACGCGAGCGGGATGCGGTGCTGGGCGATCTGTTCGCAGGCACATCTGATCCCGGTGTTCTGGCAGCCATGGCGCTGCAACTGGGCAACGAGAACCAGTCTCGGATTGCGCGGAGCATTGCGAACAACGCAGTTCCCGTATCTGCAGAGGAACGTGTCAGCCGAAATTTAACAGCCTTCGACGCCCTGCCTGTGGGTCTAAAGGCGCTCGTAGCGCTCAATGACACAGTCCGTCTCATAGCGGACGGCGCGACATTTGGGTACGCCGACAAGTTCGCCGCCACCATGAATTCGCTGGTCTCGGGCAACAGCTACGAAGACGAACTCGCCGCTGAACGTGGTGGGACACAGGATGCGAGAGATCGAGCTGGCTCCGCCGGGACCGCTGCGGAGATGCTTGGCGCATATCTGAGTGGCAGCGGCCTTGGAAATGCGGGCATCACACTTACCGGCCGGTTTGGCACAGCTACGATGGAGGGCTTGTCGGGCATTCTCGCTCGCGCAGGCCTTATGGGCGTCGAGGGTGCGGCTTATGGCGGCGTCGAAGCGACCGGTCGTGATGAGCCGATCGGCAGCGGTATGGCTTCCGGCGCGCTATGGGGGGCCGGCAGCCAATTCTTCAAGGAAAAGTCAACGGCAATTCACGACGAGTTGCCAGGCTGGCTCGGAGGCCGCTCTAGGTCTCTTCGTAAGAAATGGGAAGTGGAATACAATCTCGATTGGCCTATAGACCCTGACACGGGCCGCAACATGCACGTTCATCACAAGCGTCCTCGATCTGAAGGCGGGACAGATGATGTGTGGAACTTGGAGCTCTCAGTCAAGCCGATCACGTTAAACATCACATGGAACGGGGCGATTACAAGAGGTGGGGCGCCTTGGGCAAGGGTGGAAGGAAACCAAAGCCGTGATAAAAGATGTCGAAGACGCCAGCCCTGA